In a genomic window of Mageeibacillus indolicus UPII9-5:
- a CDS encoding HAD family hydrolase, with protein sequence MNEFKTSGKIKAIAFDLDGTLLNTITDLAAAMNFALAKNGLTPRNLSEYNHLVGGGIPKLIERIFARQDPPWTKAEHQDLFNILQADFDTRYREHLTDATQPYPGIIPLLKGLVACDYSVAVLTNKPDKFAQILVEHFFSFIPWRAVIGQKAGFLPKPDLRNSQQLEEITGLSLQNWAMVGDSDVDVYTAKTAGMLGIGVDWGFRGEAELRRAGADFVAIKPSDIFAFLNVAGK encoded by the coding sequence ATGAATGAATTCAAAACGTCCGGAAAAATCAAAGCGATTGCTTTCGACCTTGATGGAACTTTGCTGAATACAATAACAGATCTCGCAGCCGCTATGAATTTTGCTCTGGCCAAAAACGGGTTGACACCGCGAAATTTGTCGGAATACAACCACTTGGTGGGAGGGGGCATACCTAAACTCATCGAGCGGATTTTTGCCCGACAAGATCCGCCGTGGACAAAAGCTGAACACCAAGATTTATTCAATATCCTTCAGGCGGACTTTGACACCCGTTATCGCGAGCATTTGACTGACGCTACCCAACCTTACCCAGGAATTATTCCGTTGCTCAAAGGATTGGTTGCATGCGATTATTCGGTAGCTGTTTTGACGAATAAACCGGATAAATTTGCTCAGATATTGGTAGAACATTTTTTCTCATTTATACCGTGGCGAGCCGTTATCGGGCAGAAAGCGGGATTTTTGCCCAAGCCGGACTTGCGAAATTCACAGCAGCTTGAGGAAATAACTGGCCTGTCTTTACAAAACTGGGCGATGGTCGGCGATTCGGATGTCGACGTTTATACTGCAAAAACTGCCGGCATGCTCGGAATTGGTGTTGACTGGGGATTCCGTGGCGAAGCTGAGCTGCGTCGAGCCGGTGCAGACTTCGTGGCTATAAAGCCATCCGATATCTTTGCTTTTCTGAATGTGGCAGGCAAGTAG
- the sepF gene encoding cell division protein SepF: protein MAVSMTEVNNVYDEPVRSEKLTTRIFNRIKNTVFNDVDMEDNEHRPAYEVNVNAEDMRLNELPNRNAAWNRRSYRTNPTETEAAAPDTMYNHRIVSLQPYSLEAARNIIAQVRNNNSVICNFEGMDEKSSELAYCFISGGASALSAGFQQVSKYIFVLTPRSVVMINGMNEEEKRYRSENDMER, encoded by the coding sequence ATGGCTGTCAGTATGACTGAAGTTAACAATGTTTATGATGAACCCGTCCGGTCAGAAAAATTGACCACCAGAATATTCAACCGTATCAAGAACACGGTATTTAATGATGTGGATATGGAAGACAACGAACACAGACCTGCCTATGAAGTAAACGTAAATGCTGAAGATATGCGTTTAAATGAATTGCCGAATCGAAATGCCGCTTGGAATCGCCGCTCGTATAGGACGAATCCGACCGAAACCGAAGCTGCTGCGCCGGATACCATGTACAATCATCGTATTGTCAGTTTGCAACCGTATAGCTTGGAGGCAGCGCGCAATATCATAGCACAAGTGAGAAATAATAATTCTGTAATTTGTAATTTCGAAGGAATGGATGAAAAAAGCTCCGAACTAGCCTATTGTTTCATCAGTGGCGGTGCAAGTGCGCTCTCAGCCGGATTTCAGCAGGTGAGCAAATATATTTTTGTCCTTACGCCGCGCTCAGTGGTTATGATTAATGGTATGAACGAAGAAGAGAAACGCTATCGTTCTGAGAATGATATGGAAAGATGA
- a CDS encoding dicarboxylate/amino acid:cation symporter, producing MTKKFKLSLAIQILIALFLGIIFGLVLMKTGHVDFANSYLKPLGQIFLNLLKFVVVPLVLTSIIDGVISLKDIRKVGTIGLSTIIYYALTTAFAVAGGLLFANLFKGTFQLLQTTNLKFDPGKATSFMSTLVGLFPKNVLGPLVEANMLQTIVISLLIGFAIIIAKEKGTPLAKINRSIEDIFMIIMEMIVKISPYAVFCLITPVIAANGAQVIGSLTMVLLAAYIAYIVHLTVVYSFTVKALGKTSPRKFFQALMPAMIFAFSSASSVGTLPINASCLEKNLKIRKDIVSFVLPLGATINMDGTAIYQGVCAVFIAACYGIDLSASQLLTIVLTATLASIGTAGTPGSGMIMLAMVLQSVGLPVEGIALVAGIDRIFDMGRTVVNITGDASCAVIVNRRETLRELRAAAAHAETSADKNDNQSETVTD from the coding sequence ATGACAAAAAAGTTTAAGCTGTCACTAGCTATTCAAATTCTTATAGCTCTTTTTTTGGGCATAATTTTTGGCCTTGTTTTAATGAAGACAGGACATGTTGATTTTGCCAATTCTTATCTTAAACCATTGGGGCAGATTTTCCTTAATTTATTGAAATTCGTTGTTGTACCGCTAGTTTTAACCTCTATCATAGATGGGGTAATTTCCTTAAAAGATATAAGAAAGGTAGGCACGATCGGCTTAAGTACGATTATTTACTATGCTTTAACCACGGCTTTTGCCGTCGCCGGCGGACTGCTTTTTGCCAATCTTTTTAAGGGAACATTCCAACTGTTACAAACAACAAATTTGAAGTTCGATCCTGGTAAAGCCACCAGCTTCATGTCAACCTTGGTAGGACTTTTCCCAAAAAATGTTTTAGGCCCTTTGGTTGAAGCCAATATGTTGCAAACCATCGTTATTTCTCTTTTAATAGGTTTTGCGATTATAATTGCCAAAGAAAAGGGTACCCCGCTTGCTAAAATCAATCGCTCGATTGAAGACATATTCATGATCATAATGGAGATGATCGTCAAAATATCCCCGTACGCCGTCTTTTGTTTGATAACTCCGGTTATTGCCGCTAACGGTGCTCAGGTAATCGGATCTTTGACAATGGTTTTACTGGCAGCATATATAGCTTATATCGTTCATTTGACCGTTGTTTACTCATTTACCGTTAAGGCTTTAGGAAAAACTTCTCCCCGCAAATTCTTTCAAGCCCTTATGCCGGCTATGATCTTCGCTTTTTCTAGTGCATCTTCTGTCGGAACTTTACCTATTAATGCGTCTTGTTTGGAAAAAAACTTGAAAATAAGAAAAGATATTGTCAGCTTCGTTCTTCCTTTAGGAGCAACGATAAACATGGACGGAACTGCTATTTACCAAGGTGTTTGCGCAGTCTTTATCGCGGCCTGCTACGGAATAGATTTGTCGGCAAGCCAATTACTTACCATTGTCTTGACCGCTACTTTAGCAAGTATAGGTACCGCAGGAACCCCTGGATCAGGGATGATTATGCTGGCGATGGTTTTGCAAAGTGTCGGATTGCCGGTGGAAGGAATAGCCTTGGTAGCCGGAATCGATCGAATCTTCGATATGGGCAGGACGGTTGTCAATATAACGGGAGACGCCAGCTGCGCGGTAATTGTCAATCGCCGCGAAACATTGCGAGAATTGAGAGCAGCGGCTGCACATGCTGAAACAAGTGCCGATAAAAACGATAACCAGAGTGAAACAGTGACGGATTAA
- a CDS encoding YggS family pyridoxal phosphate enzyme, which produces MNEMMKNEEINIGTVNNETISNEAASSKSVCSGPAYTDLLRERLDVVQQKIVAACAAAKRDPREVRLIAVTKTKSLEEIKPLLELEIYDWGENRCQEMLSKQAELTEFDLAAGPGKRAEIELREAASENSGRPGQTQANVVADNPINWHLIGSLQKNKVKYAVGKTCLIHSVDSLELLLAINARAAKLAQAGADAFCQPVLLEVNYSGETSKHGFAPTAIAEILSSLKPGDVSNIRIDGLMTVAPKDAAPAALIEIFNGVRNLRDHLNKSHPWSDTPELNKAVNLRELSMGMSHDYPLAIEAGATMIRLGTVLLGPRVIHPAE; this is translated from the coding sequence TTGAATGAAATGATGAAAAACGAAGAGATAAACATCGGCACGGTAAATAATGAAACGATAAGTAATGAAGCGGCAAGCAGTAAATCGGTATGCAGTGGACCTGCTTATACGGATTTGTTGCGTGAGCGCTTAGACGTGGTTCAGCAAAAAATTGTCGCCGCGTGTGCTGCAGCCAAGCGCGATCCGCGTGAGGTGCGGCTAATTGCGGTAACTAAAACCAAAAGCTTAGAGGAAATTAAGCCATTGTTAGAACTGGAGATTTACGATTGGGGCGAGAACCGTTGCCAAGAGATGTTGAGCAAACAGGCCGAATTGACGGAATTTGATTTGGCGGCTGGGCCGGGGAAGAGAGCGGAGATCGAGTTGAGAGAGGCGGCATCGGAAAATTCAGGTCGTCCAGGTCAGACTCAGGCCAACGTCGTTGCCGATAACCCGATCAACTGGCATCTTATCGGCAGCCTGCAAAAAAACAAGGTTAAATATGCCGTCGGAAAAACTTGCCTTATTCATTCAGTTGATTCGCTTGAACTGTTGCTGGCTATTAATGCTAGAGCGGCCAAACTGGCTCAGGCTGGCGCGGATGCTTTTTGCCAACCCGTTTTGCTCGAAGTAAACTACAGTGGTGAGACCTCAAAACACGGGTTTGCGCCTACCGCCATTGCGGAAATTTTAAGCAGCTTGAAGCCGGGAGATGTGAGTAATATACGTATTGACGGCTTGATGACCGTGGCACCGAAAGACGCAGCCCCGGCTGCTTTGATTGAAATATTCAACGGTGTCAGAAATCTGCGTGATCATTTGAATAAAAGTCACCCCTGGTCCGATACGCCTGAATTGAACAAAGCCGTCAATTTACGAGAACTTAGCATGGGCATGAGTCATGATTATCCATTGGCGATTGAAGCCGGAGCTACTATGATAAGATTAGGTACGGTTTTACTCGGCCCTAGAGTGATTCATCCAGCTGAATAA
- a CDS encoding HlyD family efflux transporter periplasmic adaptor subunit — translation MSNKQDDFLYNAGRSGKRAGGESERRDKRQTDYRTEQYSESHKVGRFEHEFDRLSDDFTFLGSDSGKPDSDKYMSAADLWWQKKSASTERQSQFVADYRDNRLDQPNAAYPRQTASPNSETDYDVQTVAERERRAAEQRELRRHRMRRQRRVRFRAGILLSLILLTLILTFVLIRLIVNRSANQTGLRFITSGTLYRTVDGKAIVIRNEKVEKAAADGFVQPLAGEGERVAYGQKLALISAEDIAPIRGQLNDVLQKISGREMELISLGQSEDAQKIYNKSEDSLRELVRSIAVAAAGGEVREAKAAGLRINSVLENRNRELKKISFNDPVLKDLTTTRDRLERELTKKSRVIKAGVAGLATFSVDGFEDKLPGDKIDTITGDNLQEIFKANSDFSDISGQTAKDHPVIRMVNGLYQYFAVLVKEKDLGNFNDDKVDIYLPDMKYELKDCRITHRLPANGGTYLFIRTEKKVEGLLRERRVNIQLRVSAEQGLIVPFSALKFSGNESDLGEMAVVQSGFAHFAKVKVGIRSGDKAVVTPLNEDAKITAGSLVVQNPAGIKEGDKLE, via the coding sequence ATGTCAAATAAACAAGATGACTTTCTATATAATGCGGGCCGCTCCGGCAAACGAGCCGGCGGTGAATCGGAACGCCGCGACAAACGTCAGACCGATTATCGAACCGAGCAATATTCCGAGTCGCACAAGGTCGGCCGGTTCGAGCATGAATTCGACCGTCTGTCTGACGATTTTACCTTTCTTGGCAGCGACTCTGGCAAGCCGGATTCCGACAAATATATGTCGGCGGCCGATTTGTGGTGGCAAAAAAAATCCGCTTCCACCGAACGTCAAAGTCAATTTGTCGCTGACTACCGCGACAATCGGTTAGATCAGCCGAATGCTGCTTACCCAAGACAAACCGCTTCACCTAACAGCGAAACAGATTATGATGTGCAAACTGTTGCCGAACGCGAACGACGGGCTGCTGAACAGCGTGAGCTTAGACGACATCGAATGCGCCGCCAACGTCGCGTGCGCTTCCGCGCCGGCATTTTGTTGAGTTTGATTTTACTAACGCTGATACTTACATTTGTTCTCATCCGACTAATCGTCAACCGCAGTGCTAATCAAACCGGCTTAAGATTTATAACTTCAGGAACTTTGTATCGCACAGTGGACGGAAAAGCAATTGTTATCAGAAATGAAAAGGTGGAAAAAGCCGCGGCGGATGGTTTTGTTCAACCCCTAGCCGGCGAGGGGGAGCGCGTAGCCTATGGACAAAAACTGGCGTTGATTTCAGCAGAGGACATCGCGCCAATTCGTGGCCAACTTAATGACGTTTTACAAAAAATAAGCGGACGCGAGATGGAATTGATTAGCTTGGGCCAGTCCGAAGATGCCCAGAAAATTTACAACAAATCTGAAGATTCCTTGCGAGAACTTGTGCGTTCAATAGCTGTAGCAGCGGCCGGAGGCGAGGTACGAGAAGCGAAGGCGGCAGGACTTAGAATAAATTCCGTGCTTGAAAATCGAAATCGTGAGCTGAAAAAAATAAGTTTTAATGATCCCGTGCTAAAAGATTTGACGACAACCAGAGATAGGCTAGAACGTGAACTAACCAAGAAATCGCGCGTCATAAAAGCGGGGGTGGCCGGTTTGGCAACTTTCAGTGTCGACGGATTTGAGGACAAATTGCCTGGGGACAAGATCGACACAATCACCGGCGATAATTTGCAGGAAATTTTTAAAGCCAACTCCGATTTCAGTGATATTTCCGGTCAAACTGCCAAAGATCATCCAGTAATTCGCATGGTCAACGGACTTTATCAATATTTTGCCGTTTTAGTAAAAGAAAAAGATCTGGGAAATTTCAATGATGATAAAGTAGATATATATCTTCCTGATATGAAATATGAGTTGAAAGATTGCAGGATTACGCATCGTTTGCCGGCGAACGGCGGAACGTATTTGTTTATACGTACAGAAAAGAAAGTTGAAGGCTTACTGCGCGAACGCCGTGTCAATATTCAATTAAGGGTTTCGGCGGAACAAGGCTTGATCGTTCCTTTTTCTGCCCTGAAGTTTTCTGGCAACGAGTCTGATCTGGGGGAAATGGCCGTGGTGCAGTCAGGCTTTGCTCATTTTGCGAAAGTTAAAGTCGGTATTAGAAGTGGCGATAAAGCAGTGGTGACGCCCTTGAACGAGGACGCCAAGATAACGGCTGGTAGTTTGGTTGTGCAGAATCCGGCCGGAATAAAAGAGGGTGACAAACTTGAATGA
- the hemZ gene encoding coproporphyrinogen dehydrogenase HemZ — MKIFFNSEVDAYGIQDLLRLFFGTCTRLVEPTNNVLLGFAVDLADNLAEGSAKEFAEDLTWAILAEDDDCRIFELSGMHGWTSDCLNTTDACLNLNLAENRAAVLASARLLACRDDSLNLLIQIGLVGKPAEFCRPKRDNKRLLYFALCKLTGKTFPWGSLTGIRPTLIAAEAMKITPNHAAAENLLVRYYGVSLFKAQLALTTAREEQHILRQLPPDTCGVYIAIPFCPTRCLYCSFSTNEGIDPPNDLINRYIDALSEEIELTFAQLPFKISTLYVGGGTPGILSAEQIARLGQIIHRNIEFIPGAELTFEAGRPDRVDQPALSAVYEAGFQKICLNPQTFHDRTLALVNRQHTVEQLISTYEMARRMPFTNINMDLILGLPGETEADMRYTLKKLESLAPDSFTLHSLAIKRASNLKLQAEDWLDVGAVHRRNKVLESLQEEGRALANRLWLVPYYMYRQKDGVGGLENLGYARPGCGNRYNLAMMGDGLSILSFGAGAMSKAVSGDKVERSPNVRSIQAYIERHREMSERKIILFRQMNDNVIKSVHF, encoded by the coding sequence ATGAAAATTTTTTTTAATTCCGAAGTTGATGCATATGGAATACAAGATTTGCTGCGTTTGTTTTTTGGAACTTGCACGCGCCTTGTTGAACCGACAAATAACGTCTTGCTTGGTTTCGCGGTTGATTTAGCAGATAATTTAGCTGAAGGCTCTGCAAAGGAGTTCGCAGAAGATTTGACGTGGGCTATCTTGGCTGAAGATGACGACTGCCGCATATTCGAATTGAGCGGAATGCACGGATGGACAAGCGATTGCCTAAATACAACGGATGCCTGCCTAAATCTTAACTTAGCGGAAAATAGAGCCGCGGTTTTAGCTTCAGCGAGGCTTTTGGCTTGTCGAGATGACAGCCTCAATTTACTTATCCAAATCGGTCTGGTCGGAAAGCCGGCTGAATTTTGCCGTCCTAAACGTGATAATAAGCGTTTGCTGTACTTTGCCCTATGTAAGCTTACCGGCAAGACATTCCCTTGGGGCAGCTTAACCGGAATCAGACCTACTTTGATCGCTGCGGAAGCCATGAAAATTACACCGAACCACGCGGCAGCGGAAAATTTACTGGTTCGTTATTATGGTGTGAGTCTTTTCAAAGCGCAGCTGGCCTTGACTACGGCGCGGGAAGAACAGCATATTTTACGTCAGCTTCCGCCGGATACCTGCGGGGTTTACATTGCCATTCCCTTTTGCCCCACAAGATGTCTGTACTGTTCTTTCAGCACTAATGAAGGAATAGATCCTCCCAATGATTTGATTAATCGCTATATTGATGCACTTAGTGAAGAAATTGAACTCACTTTCGCGCAGTTGCCGTTTAAAATCTCCACCCTTTATGTTGGTGGTGGCACTCCGGGCATACTTTCGGCAGAGCAAATAGCGCGGCTTGGGCAAATTATTCATCGAAATATCGAATTTATTCCAGGCGCAGAGCTGACCTTCGAGGCCGGCCGACCGGATCGAGTAGATCAGCCCGCTTTATCCGCCGTATATGAAGCTGGTTTTCAGAAGATTTGCCTTAATCCCCAGACTTTCCATGACCGCACCCTCGCTTTGGTCAATCGTCAGCATACGGTGGAGCAACTTATCTCAACTTACGAAATGGCGCGTCGAATGCCGTTTACCAATATAAACATGGATCTTATCCTTGGATTGCCAGGTGAGACGGAGGCTGACATGCGTTATACCCTAAAAAAATTGGAAAGTTTGGCCCCAGACAGTTTTACCCTACACAGTCTGGCAATTAAACGCGCTTCCAACTTAAAGTTGCAGGCAGAAGATTGGTTGGATGTAGGAGCGGTTCATCGCCGTAATAAAGTGTTGGAAAGTTTGCAAGAAGAAGGACGCGCCTTGGCCAACCGACTCTGGTTGGTTCCGTACTACATGTATCGGCAAAAAGATGGAGTCGGCGGGTTAGAAAATTTAGGCTATGCCCGTCCAGGCTGCGGTAATCGCTATAACTTGGCCATGATGGGGGACGGCTTGTCAATACTGTCCTTTGGGGCTGGGGCTATGAGCAAGGCGGTGAGTGGTGACAAAGTTGAACGCAGTCCAAATGTGCGGTCAATTCAAGCTTATATAGAGAGACATCGCGAGATGAGCGAGCGGAAAATCATTCTGTTCCGGCAAATGAATGATAATGTGATAAAAAGTGTTCATTTTTAG
- the arcA gene encoding arginine deiminase codes for MNVNPIRIKSEIGRLKSVILHRPGRELINITPDLMEELLFDEIPYLEMAQIEHDSFAQVLRDNGVTVYYLEKLVAEAVDDPEVKKEFIETFLEEADIAVPKERELVKELLYTLDNESLVLKMMEGVRRTELPSYTKLTLNEMIERDGFFVVKPMPNLYFTRDPFFFIGNGVSLNCMWSQTRRRETLFGKTILLHHPMFKDNQIPFWYDRDLHPSIEGGDIAVLSDKVVAVGVSQRSKPRAIELLAKNLLTSDCGYETVLAFTIPQSHAFMHLDTVFTMVDYDLFTLHPEVDHTLQVFSMRLKNGEVVTRRESNVMEDVLKKFLRTKEVHLIREGNGTVMDAIREQWNDGYNTLAIAPREVVVYDRNTLTNAELTKYGAKLHVIRSGELSRGRGGPRCMSMPLYRE; via the coding sequence ATGAACGTGAACCCGATAAGAATAAAATCGGAAATAGGACGCTTAAAATCCGTCATTTTGCACCGTCCAGGCCGGGAACTGATTAACATTACGCCAGACCTGATGGAAGAACTTCTTTTCGATGAAATTCCTTATCTTGAAATGGCACAAATTGAGCATGATAGTTTTGCGCAAGTGCTGCGTGATAACGGCGTTACTGTGTATTATTTGGAAAAGCTGGTTGCGGAAGCGGTGGACGATCCAGAGGTGAAAAAAGAATTTATTGAAACCTTTCTTGAAGAGGCAGATATTGCGGTGCCAAAGGAACGAGAATTGGTAAAAGAGTTACTCTACACCTTGGACAACGAAAGCCTGGTCCTCAAAATGATGGAAGGGGTACGCCGCACTGAACTACCGTCCTACACAAAATTGACGCTCAACGAAATGATTGAGCGTGACGGATTTTTTGTCGTTAAACCGATGCCGAATCTTTACTTCACTCGCGATCCTTTTTTCTTCATCGGCAATGGGGTCAGTTTGAACTGCATGTGGTCACAGACTAGGCGGCGGGAAACGTTGTTCGGCAAAACTATTTTGCTACATCATCCAATGTTCAAGGATAATCAAATCCCGTTTTGGTATGATCGTGATCTTCATCCTTCGATCGAGGGCGGGGATATTGCCGTGCTTTCGGATAAAGTCGTTGCCGTTGGCGTCAGTCAACGCTCAAAACCGCGGGCAATCGAACTGCTGGCGAAAAATTTGCTTACATCTGATTGCGGTTATGAAACTGTATTGGCTTTTACGATTCCTCAATCGCATGCGTTTATGCATCTGGACACAGTATTTACGATGGTAGATTATGACCTGTTTACTTTGCATCCTGAGGTTGACCATACTTTGCAGGTTTTTTCGATGCGCCTGAAAAATGGTGAGGTTGTTACTCGCCGGGAAAGTAATGTCATGGAAGATGTTTTAAAGAAATTTTTGCGGACAAAAGAAGTGCACCTGATCCGCGAAGGTAACGGTACGGTTATGGACGCGATTCGCGAACAATGGAATGATGGCTATAATACTTTGGCGATTGCGCCACGAGAAGTTGTCGTTTATGATCGGAATACATTGACTAATGCGGAGCTTACTAAGTATGGTGCCAAGTTGCATGTTATTCGTTCCGGGGAGCTTTCGCGTGGGCGAGGTGGGCCGCGTTGCATGTCAATGCCTTTGTACCGGGAGTGA
- a CDS encoding aminotransferase class I/II-fold pyridoxal phosphate-dependent enzyme, whose product MDNYALWGIDKSFVEKAKEIEKSLAKVFKRLDDLREYNQLKVLHAMQEARFSEAGFAGTTGYGYDDMGREQLETVYAKVFGTEKALVRPQLCSATQALSLTLSAILRPGDELLAATGAPYDTLRQVIGAGTASAEAATTPGHGHDTGSLRDFGVTFKQVELNADGTIDLQGILAAINPATKVVLFQRSRGYGSRPALSVYALAEAFAAVHALNDKIICMTDNCYGEFTEKAEPTDLGSDLAVGSLIKNPGGGLAATGAYVVGKGDLVELVANRLYAPGLGLHVGPMLGQTRSLAQGFYMAPHVVTECLKGLALAAAVFAEAGFKSSPSAEEERYDIIQTITFNAREPMLQFCRAVQAASPIDSYVTPEPWAMPGYDCEVIMAAGAFVQGASIELSADGPVKPPFTAFMQGGLVYENVKLAALLAVQKIAEQKRSANN is encoded by the coding sequence ATGGATAACTACGCTTTATGGGGGATAGATAAATCCTTTGTCGAAAAAGCGAAAGAGATCGAGAAATCATTAGCAAAAGTATTTAAACGTTTAGATGATTTGCGCGAATACAACCAACTAAAAGTCCTCCATGCTATGCAGGAAGCCAGATTTTCTGAGGCCGGCTTTGCCGGTACTACGGGTTACGGCTATGACGATATGGGACGCGAACAGCTGGAGACAGTCTACGCTAAAGTTTTTGGCACCGAAAAGGCTCTGGTGCGACCGCAACTTTGTTCAGCTACCCAGGCTTTAAGCCTAACTTTATCTGCTATTTTGCGTCCTGGAGATGAACTTTTGGCGGCTACTGGTGCGCCTTATGATACTTTGCGACAAGTGATAGGCGCAGGGACTGCTTCCGCGGAGGCTGCGACAACCCCTGGCCATGGACACGACACTGGTTCACTTCGTGATTTCGGCGTTACTTTTAAGCAAGTCGAATTAAATGCTGACGGTACGATTGACCTTCAAGGCATTTTGGCTGCCATCAATCCAGCGACCAAAGTGGTACTGTTTCAACGTTCGCGCGGCTATGGATCGCGACCGGCTTTGTCCGTCTATGCTTTGGCTGAAGCTTTTGCGGCTGTGCATGCACTAAATGATAAAATTATATGTATGACCGACAACTGTTACGGCGAATTTACGGAAAAAGCTGAGCCGACCGACCTAGGATCTGACTTAGCTGTAGGCTCATTAATTAAAAATCCGGGGGGGGGTTTGGCGGCTACCGGAGCTTATGTAGTTGGAAAAGGTGATTTGGTTGAATTGGTTGCCAATCGTTTGTATGCACCCGGGTTAGGTCTGCATGTCGGGCCGATGCTGGGTCAGACAAGGTCGTTAGCCCAGGGATTTTATATGGCGCCACATGTTGTTACCGAATGCCTCAAGGGTTTGGCGTTGGCGGCGGCTGTTTTTGCCGAGGCCGGTTTTAAAAGCTCGCCTTCAGCTGAAGAAGAAAGATATGATATAATTCAGACTATTACATTTAATGCGCGCGAACCGATGTTGCAGTTTTGCCGAGCTGTTCAGGCGGCTTCTCCGATCGATTCCTACGTAACTCCGGAACCGTGGGCTATGCCGGGCTATGATTGTGAGGTTATCATGGCAGCAGGGGCTTTTGTGCAGGGTGCTTCTATTGAACTTAGCGCAGACGGACCGGTTAAACCTCCATTTACCGCTTTCATGCAGGGCGGTTTGGTATATGAAAATGTTAAACTTGCCGCTCTGTTGGCGGTGCAAAAAATAGCGGAGCAAAAGCGTAGCGCGAACAACTGA